Proteins from one Podarcis raffonei isolate rPodRaf1 chromosome 1, rPodRaf1.pri, whole genome shotgun sequence genomic window:
- the USP40 gene encoding ubiquitin carboxyl-terminal hydrolase 40 isoform X8 has translation MFGNLFDEDFSFLSNNQCGKQKSKHKDAELLVPRESTNLSGIKNQGGTCYLNSLLQTLLFTPEFREALFSIGPEELGSLEDNSKPESKVRIIPLQLQRLFAQLLLLDQHAASTTDLTDSFGWNSNEEMRQHDVQELNRILFSALETSLVGTSGHNLINQLYHGTVVNHIVCKECKNVSERQEDFLDLTVAVKDVSGLEEALWNMYVEEEHFEKDNLYRCGACNKLVEATKSAKLRKLPPFLTISLLRFNFNFEKCERYKEISSYAFPIRINLKPFCEQTEVDDFKYMYELFSVIIHKGGCYGGHYHVYIRDIDELGNWQVLEEESNMNDEDKDLKDIENAKEKENPLRILRNILLEEESKEIAVDRLAQKLLEKKSVSWNKKYRKQHGPIRKFLQSHYPTFLLSSDESKVKLNDHHKLHFGSASQSNPLNHEVKMSSEKATTGLREYSSESHWFDLNDSKVQPIREQEIEKQFQGNESAYMLFYRQSQMTRPSEARGNPRYRVPIHLLNEMDAANIKLQKKRAEYDLANNNIDLHLHICSHYKFYNGALHPVVSQKESVLDLTIDKRKTLGELQQLVFQLLEFWEGDLVLSLAKPLPAGLHIYQTLEGDDSTLSGIGLSDGANIFVWNGKEVDGVEVLTGIDHEPVLINVLRLAGHNEGRVGQQFMESQHVFPCSSNLRAICDALMSPEGIVLKNHSGSEKDSENWKVIPEEDMKQTLRNIGLKNGSSVLVLDSHDQSMVNVAGGNLTAFTHDISWLQVKNFCRLEAEEIQVKITATIETVMADIRIKAIEEMQLDKELVNNSCLRPISRNGKLLCPVPEDYTVKEAELKMGSLLGLCSGKAPTATELFLYYIVGHELQSSPEMEMVVQETTTVRECLNLMLKKSGLAGDNWHLRKIDWCYEAGDALSCHTKRTKYLQRGYTECC, from the exons ATGTTTGGAAATTTATTTGATGAAGACTTCTCCTTTTTGTCAAACAATCAATGTGGGAAGCAAAAATCAAAACACAAAGATGCTGAGCTGCTTGTTCCTAGAGAAAGCACCAATTTAAGTGGAATAAAAAATCAGGGTGGAACCTGTTACCTTAATTCACTTCTTCAGACTCTACTATTCACACCAGAATTTAGAG AAGCACTGTTTTCTATAGGCCCTGAAGAACTTGGTTCTTTGGAAGACAACAGTAAGCCTGAATCAAAG GTTCGAATAATCCCATTACAGCTCCAACGGTTGTTTGCCCAACTTCTGCTCCTAGATCAACATGCTGCATCTACAACAGACCTCACTGACAGCTTTGGATGGAATAGTAATGAG GAAATGAGACAACatgatgtgcaggagttaaatcGGATTCTATTCAGTGCTTTAGAAACCTCCCTTGTTGGGACCTCTGGTCATAATCTAATAAACCAGCTATACCATGGGACTGTTGTTAATCACATTGTCTGTAAAGAGTGCAAGAATGTCAGTGAGAGACAG GAGGATTTCTTGGACCTAACAGTTGCTGTCAAAGATGTATCTGGCTTGGAGGAAGCCTTGTGGAATATGTACGTGGAAGAAGAACATTTTGAGAAAGATAACTTGTATCGATGTGGAGCATGCAATAAATTAGTTGAAGCCACAAAG TCTGCTAAACTACGCAAGCTGCCTCCGTTTCTCACAATCTCCCTCTTGAGATTTAACTTCAATTTCGAGAAGTGTGAACGAtacaaggaaataagcagctatgcaTTTCCAATCCGGATAAACCTCAAGCCTTTTTGTGAGCAG actgaAGTGGATGATTTCAAATACATGTATGAGCTCTTTTCTGTTATAATACACAAAGGTGGCTGTTATGGAGGACATTATCATGTTTACATCAGAGATATTGATGAACTAGGAAACTGGCAGGTGCTA gaggaggaaagcaacatGAATGATGAAGATAAGGATTTGAAAGATATTGAAAATGcaaaagagaaggaaaatccATTACGAATTTTAAGAAACATCTTATTGGAG GAAGAGTCTAAGGAAATTGCTGTGGATCGGTTGGCACAGAAacttttggagaaaaaaagtgtGTCCTGGAACAAGAAATACCGTAAACAGCATGGACCAATACGGAAG TTTTTGCAGAGTCATTATCCAACATTTCTTCTAAGTTCTGATGAAAGCAAAGTTAAGCTGAATGATCATCATAAACTCCATTTTGGATCAGCATCCCAAAGCAACCCTCTGAACCATGAGGTAAAGATGTCATCAGAAAAAGCAACAACAGGTTTACGGGAATATTCATCCGAATcccattggtttgatttgaatgaCTCCAAAGTCCAGCCAATCAGAGAGCAAGAGATTGAGAAACAGTTTCAGGGGAATGAGAGTGCCTACATGTTGTTCTATCGACAATCCCAAATGACAAGACCATCTGAAG CTCGAGGAAATCCAAGATACCGGGTCCCCATCCATCTCTTGAATGAAATGGATGCCGCTAATATCAAACTGCAGAAGAAGAG GGCAGAATATGACTTGGCAAACAACAATATTGATTTACATCTCCATATATGTTCTCACTATAAATTTTACAATGGAGCTCTGCACCCAGTAGTTTCTCAGAAGGAAAGTGTTCTAGATCTTACTATTGATAAGAGAAAAACACTGGGAGAACTTCAGCAATTGGTATTTCAG TTGCTGGAATTTTGGGAAGGAGACCTAGTTCTCAGCCTTGCAAAGCCTCTTCCAGCTGGGCTGCATATATACCAAACACTTGAAG GGGATGATTCTACGTTGAGTGGCATTGGACTTTCTGATGGAGCCAATATATTCGTGTGGAATGGAAAAGAG GTTGATGGAGTGGAAGTTCTGACTGGCATTGACCATGAACCTGTTCTTATAAACGTTCTGCGTTTAGCTGGACATAATGAAGGACGAGTGGGACAGCAATTTATGGAATCCCAGCATGTATTTCCATGTAGTTCAAACCTGAGAGCTATTTGTGATGCTTTAATGTCCCCCGAAGGGATTGTCTTAAAGAACCATTCAGGGTCTGAGAAAGACTCTGAAAACTGGAAAGTCATTCCTGAAGAAGATATGAAACAAACGCTCAGAAATATTGGGCTCAAGAATGGAAGCTCAGTCCTAGTTTTAGACAGCCATGACCAAAG CATGGTGAATGTGGCAGGCGGCAATTTGACTGCTTTTACGCATGATATCAGCTGGTTACAAGTAAAAAATTTCTGTAGATTGGAGGCTGAAGAGATACAAGTTAAAATTACTGCAACTATTGAAACA GTGATGGCAGACATCAGGATTAAAGCAATAGAAGAAATGCAGTTGGACAAGGAGCTAG TTAACAATAGCTGTCTCAGGCCCATTAGCAGAAATGGAAAACTTCTTTGTCCAG TGCCTGAGGATTATACTGTTAAAGAAGCAGAGCTGAAAATGGGAAGCCTTCTAGGACTGTGCTCTGGGAAAGCTCCAACAGCCACTGAG CTTTTTCTGTATTATATTGTGGGCCATGAGCTTCAGTCTAGTCCAGAGATGGAGATGGTGGTGCAGGAGACTACAACTGTAAGAGAG TGTTTAAATTTAATGCTGAAGAAGTCTGGCTTAGCTG GGGACAACTGGCACTTGAGAAAGATTGACTGGTGCTATGAAGCTGGGGATGCGTTAA gctgccacactaaaagaacTAAATATCTGCAGCGGGGATATACTGAATGTTGCTGA
- the USP40 gene encoding ubiquitin carboxyl-terminal hydrolase 40 isoform X7, which yields MFGNLFDEDFSFLSNNQCGKQKSKHKDAELLVPRESTNLSGIKNQGGTCYLNSLLQTLLFTPEFREALFSIGPEELGSLEDNSKPESKVRIIPLQLQRLFAQLLLLDQHAASTTDLTDSFGWNSNEEMRQHDVQELNRILFSALETSLVGTSGHNLINQLYHGTVVNHIVCKECKNVSERQEDFLDLTVAVKDVSGLEEALWNMYVEEEHFEKDNLYRCGACNKLVEATKSAKLRKLPPFLTISLLRFNFNFEKCERYKEISSYAFPIRINLKPFCEQTEVDDFKYMYELFSVIIHKGGCYGGHYHVYIRDIDELGNWQVLEEESNMNDEDKDLKDIENAKEKENPLRILRNILLEEESKEIAVDRLAQKLLEKKSVSWNKKYRKQHGPIRKFLQSHYPTFLLSSDESKVKLNDHHKLHFGSASQSNPLNHEVKMSSEKATTGLREYSSESHWFDLNDSKVQPIREQEIEKQFQGNESAYMLFYRQSQMTRPSEARGNPRYRVPIHLLNEMDAANIKLQKKRAEYDLANNNIDLHLHICSHYKFYNGALHPVVSQKESVLDLTIDKRKTLGELQQLVFQLLEFWEGDLVLSLAKPLPAGLHIYQTLEGDDSTLSGIGLSDGANIFVWNGKEVDGVEVLTGIDHEPVLINVLRLAGHNEGRVGQQFMESQHVFPCSSNLRAICDALMSPEGIVLKNHSGSEKDSENWKVIPEEDMKQTLRNIGLKNGSSVLVLDSHDQSMVNVAGGNLTAFTHDISWLQVKNFCRLEAEEIQVKITATIETVMADIRIKAIEEMQLDKELVNNSCLRPISRNGKLLCPVPEDYTVKEAELKMGSLLGLCSGKAPTATELFLYYIVGHELQSSPEMEMVVQETTTVRECLNLMLKKSGLAGDNWHLRKIDWCYEAGDALSEEAATLKELNICSGDILNVAEGKLPPKGFLKVSVWWYKAFSQSRHKRNRQEQGNSVCKKVEALELSASGDTPTFLQSEVDLCYVGDIEISGDAFLEDLKMQYVLIWHLLRCHFQW from the exons ATGTTTGGAAATTTATTTGATGAAGACTTCTCCTTTTTGTCAAACAATCAATGTGGGAAGCAAAAATCAAAACACAAAGATGCTGAGCTGCTTGTTCCTAGAGAAAGCACCAATTTAAGTGGAATAAAAAATCAGGGTGGAACCTGTTACCTTAATTCACTTCTTCAGACTCTACTATTCACACCAGAATTTAGAG AAGCACTGTTTTCTATAGGCCCTGAAGAACTTGGTTCTTTGGAAGACAACAGTAAGCCTGAATCAAAG GTTCGAATAATCCCATTACAGCTCCAACGGTTGTTTGCCCAACTTCTGCTCCTAGATCAACATGCTGCATCTACAACAGACCTCACTGACAGCTTTGGATGGAATAGTAATGAG GAAATGAGACAACatgatgtgcaggagttaaatcGGATTCTATTCAGTGCTTTAGAAACCTCCCTTGTTGGGACCTCTGGTCATAATCTAATAAACCAGCTATACCATGGGACTGTTGTTAATCACATTGTCTGTAAAGAGTGCAAGAATGTCAGTGAGAGACAG GAGGATTTCTTGGACCTAACAGTTGCTGTCAAAGATGTATCTGGCTTGGAGGAAGCCTTGTGGAATATGTACGTGGAAGAAGAACATTTTGAGAAAGATAACTTGTATCGATGTGGAGCATGCAATAAATTAGTTGAAGCCACAAAG TCTGCTAAACTACGCAAGCTGCCTCCGTTTCTCACAATCTCCCTCTTGAGATTTAACTTCAATTTCGAGAAGTGTGAACGAtacaaggaaataagcagctatgcaTTTCCAATCCGGATAAACCTCAAGCCTTTTTGTGAGCAG actgaAGTGGATGATTTCAAATACATGTATGAGCTCTTTTCTGTTATAATACACAAAGGTGGCTGTTATGGAGGACATTATCATGTTTACATCAGAGATATTGATGAACTAGGAAACTGGCAGGTGCTA gaggaggaaagcaacatGAATGATGAAGATAAGGATTTGAAAGATATTGAAAATGcaaaagagaaggaaaatccATTACGAATTTTAAGAAACATCTTATTGGAG GAAGAGTCTAAGGAAATTGCTGTGGATCGGTTGGCACAGAAacttttggagaaaaaaagtgtGTCCTGGAACAAGAAATACCGTAAACAGCATGGACCAATACGGAAG TTTTTGCAGAGTCATTATCCAACATTTCTTCTAAGTTCTGATGAAAGCAAAGTTAAGCTGAATGATCATCATAAACTCCATTTTGGATCAGCATCCCAAAGCAACCCTCTGAACCATGAGGTAAAGATGTCATCAGAAAAAGCAACAACAGGTTTACGGGAATATTCATCCGAATcccattggtttgatttgaatgaCTCCAAAGTCCAGCCAATCAGAGAGCAAGAGATTGAGAAACAGTTTCAGGGGAATGAGAGTGCCTACATGTTGTTCTATCGACAATCCCAAATGACAAGACCATCTGAAG CTCGAGGAAATCCAAGATACCGGGTCCCCATCCATCTCTTGAATGAAATGGATGCCGCTAATATCAAACTGCAGAAGAAGAG GGCAGAATATGACTTGGCAAACAACAATATTGATTTACATCTCCATATATGTTCTCACTATAAATTTTACAATGGAGCTCTGCACCCAGTAGTTTCTCAGAAGGAAAGTGTTCTAGATCTTACTATTGATAAGAGAAAAACACTGGGAGAACTTCAGCAATTGGTATTTCAG TTGCTGGAATTTTGGGAAGGAGACCTAGTTCTCAGCCTTGCAAAGCCTCTTCCAGCTGGGCTGCATATATACCAAACACTTGAAG GGGATGATTCTACGTTGAGTGGCATTGGACTTTCTGATGGAGCCAATATATTCGTGTGGAATGGAAAAGAG GTTGATGGAGTGGAAGTTCTGACTGGCATTGACCATGAACCTGTTCTTATAAACGTTCTGCGTTTAGCTGGACATAATGAAGGACGAGTGGGACAGCAATTTATGGAATCCCAGCATGTATTTCCATGTAGTTCAAACCTGAGAGCTATTTGTGATGCTTTAATGTCCCCCGAAGGGATTGTCTTAAAGAACCATTCAGGGTCTGAGAAAGACTCTGAAAACTGGAAAGTCATTCCTGAAGAAGATATGAAACAAACGCTCAGAAATATTGGGCTCAAGAATGGAAGCTCAGTCCTAGTTTTAGACAGCCATGACCAAAG CATGGTGAATGTGGCAGGCGGCAATTTGACTGCTTTTACGCATGATATCAGCTGGTTACAAGTAAAAAATTTCTGTAGATTGGAGGCTGAAGAGATACAAGTTAAAATTACTGCAACTATTGAAACA GTGATGGCAGACATCAGGATTAAAGCAATAGAAGAAATGCAGTTGGACAAGGAGCTAG TTAACAATAGCTGTCTCAGGCCCATTAGCAGAAATGGAAAACTTCTTTGTCCAG TGCCTGAGGATTATACTGTTAAAGAAGCAGAGCTGAAAATGGGAAGCCTTCTAGGACTGTGCTCTGGGAAAGCTCCAACAGCCACTGAG CTTTTTCTGTATTATATTGTGGGCCATGAGCTTCAGTCTAGTCCAGAGATGGAGATGGTGGTGCAGGAGACTACAACTGTAAGAGAG TGTTTAAATTTAATGCTGAAGAAGTCTGGCTTAGCTG GGGACAACTGGCACTTGAGAAAGATTGACTGGTGCTATGAAGCTGGGGATGCGTTAAGTGAGGAA gctgccacactaaaagaacTAAATATCTGCAGCGGGGATATACTGAATGTTGCTGAGGGGAAGCTTCCGCCAAAG GGGTTCCTGAAAGTGTCTGTCTGGTGGTACAAAGCCTTCTCTCAGTCAAGGCACAAAAGGAACAGGCAAGAACAAGGAAACTCTGTCTGCAAAAAAGTGGAAGCTCTGGAACTGTCCGCATCTGGAG ATACACCAACATTTCTACAAAGTGAAGTTGACCTATGTTATGTGGGTGATATAGAGATCTCAGGAGACGCTTTCCTGGAAGACCTAAAGATGCAG TATGTTCTGATATGGCATTTGCTTAGATGCCATTTTCAGTG GTGA